A single region of the Drosophila takahashii strain IR98-3 E-12201 chromosome 2R, DtakHiC1v2, whole genome shotgun sequence genome encodes:
- the CngA gene encoding cyclic nucleotide-gated cation channel subunit A isoform X2, with protein MRHFKVKTMVQSLDISAITGQQTDAEPSKRSKPSALRRTLQALRQRLTKRNRPKPPDWFLEKFSNTTNTDKIGKGCPAMEDAALSSEIRGSSVLCNRLSVDPTLQSHYRWLAIVSLAVLYNIIFVVGRAVFWEINKSAPAVWYTLDYLCDFIYLLDTLVHMHEGFLDQGLLVRDAFRLRRHYFHTKGWYLDVLSMLPTDLAYIWWPPETCSSLYLPCPVIVRLNRLLRINRLWEWFDRTETATGYPNAFRICKVVLAILVLIHWNACMYFAISYEIGFSSDSWVYNLNGTRNNTLQRQYIYSFYWSTLTLTTIGETPTPENDVEYLFVVADFLAGVLIFATIVGNIGSMISNMNVARVEFQNRMDGVKQYMAFRRVGHELEARVIRWFAYTWSQSGALDEERVLAALPDKLKAEIAIQVHMDTLKQVRIFHDTEPGLLEALVLKLKLQVFSPGDYICRKGDVGKEMYIVKRGKLSVVGDDGITVLATLGAGSVFGEVSVLEIAGNRTGNRRTANVRSLGYSDLFCLAKRDLWETLSDYPEARSTLTQRGCQLLRKDGLLDEQIFADSQRVHDSIEGGIEKLELSVENLNMRLARLLAEYTASQAKIKQRLAKLEINGGPGTWRLEGEPQTRARSGRLYSLQPKRRPRSRPDATAKSGDAAKQNTL; from the exons ATGCGACATTTCAAAGTCAAAACCATGGTGCAGTCGCTGGATATATCTGCCATAACGGGACAGCAAACAGATGCG gaaCCAAGCAAAAGGAGCAAACCATCGGCTTTAAGACGCACCCTGCAAGCTCTGCGCCAGCGTCTGACTAAAAGGAATCGCCCCAAACCGCCGGACTGGTTCCTCGAGAAGTTCTCCAATACCACGAACACAGACAAGATTGGCAAGGGTTGTCCGGCCATGGAGGATGCGGCGCTCTCCAGCGAAATTCGGGGCTCCAGTGTCCTGTGCAACCGACTGTCCGTGGATCCCACCCTGCAGTCGCATTACAGG TGGCTGGCCATCGTTTCGCTGGCGGTGCTTTACAATATCATCTTCGTGGTGGGGCGAGCTGTCTTCTGGGAGATCAATAAGAGTGCTCCCGCCGTGTGGTACACACTGGACTACCTGTGCGACTTCATCTATCTGCTGGATACGCTCGTCCACATGCACGAGG GCTTTCTGGACCAGGGGCTCCTCGTGCGGGATGCCTTTAGGCTGCGGCGGCACTACTTCCACACGAAGGGCTGGTATCTGGACGTGCTGTCGATGCTGCCCACGGACCTGGCCTACATCTGGTGGCCGCCGGAGACCTGCTCCAGCCTGTACCTGCCGTGTCCCGTGATAGTGCGTCTAAATCGACTGCTCCGGATCAACCGGCTGTGGGAGTGGTTCGATCGCACGGAGACGGCCACCGGGTATCCGAATGCATTCCGCATCTGCAAGGTGGTGCTGGCCATCCTGGTGCTGATCCACTGGAACGCCTGCATGTACTTCGCCATCAGCTACGAGATTGGCTTCAGCTCCGACTCGTGGGTCTACAATCTGAACGGGACGCGGAACAACACGCTCCAGCGGCAGTACATCTATAGCTTCTACTGGTCCACGCTGACGCTGACCACAATTGGCGAGACTCCGACGCCTGAGAACGATGTGGAGTATCTGTTCGTGGTGGCCGACTTCCTGGCCGGCGTCCTCATCTTCGCCACCATTGTGG GTAACATTGGCTCCATGATCTCCAACATGAATGTGGCCCGCGTGGAGTTCCAGAATCGCATGGACGGCGTCAAGCAGTACATGGCCTTCCGGCGCGTGGGTCACGAGCTGGAGGCCCGGGTCATCCGGTGGTTCGCCTACACCTGGTCGCAGAGTGGGGCGCTGGACGAGGAGCGGGTGCTGGCCGCCCTGCCGGACAAGCTGAAGGCGGAGATCGCCATCCAGGTGCACATGGACACGCTGAAGCAGGTGCGGATCTTCCACGACACCGAGCCGGGTCTCCTGGAGGCCCTGGTCCTGAAGCTCAAGCTGCAGGTCTTCAGTCCGGGCGACTACATCTGCCGGAAGGGCGATGTCGGCAAGGAGATGTATATCGTGAAGCGGGGCAAGCTCTCCGTCGTCGGCGACGATGGCATCACCGTGCTGGCCACCTTGGGCGCGGGTTCCGTGTTCGGCGAGGTGTCCGTGCTGGAGATTGCGGGCAATCGGACGGGCAACCGGCGCACCGCCAACGTGAGATCCCTGGGCTACTCGGATCTCTTCTGCCTGGCGAAGAGGGACTTGTGGGAAACGCTGTCCGACTATCCGGAGGCCAGGTCCACGCTCACCCAGCGAGGATGCCAGCTGCTGCGGAAGGATGGCTTGCTGGATGAGCAGATATTCGCCG ATTCACAAAGGGTGCACGACAGCATTGAGGGCGGCATTGAGAAGCTGGAGCTGTCGGTGGAGAACCTCAATATGCGGCTGGCCCGACTCCTGGCGGAGTACACGGCCAGCCAGGCCAAGATCAAGCAGCGCCTGGCCAAGCTGGAGATAAA CGGCGGCCCTGGCACGTGGCGCCTGGAGGGTGAGCCACAAACGCGGGCTCGCAGCGGACGCCTCTACTCGCTGCAGCCCAAGCGGCGCCCACGTTCGCGACCCGACGCGACTGCCAAAAGCGGCGATGCTGCCAAGCAGAACACGCTCTAA